The Apostichopus japonicus isolate 1M-3 chromosome 20, ASM3797524v1, whole genome shotgun sequence nucleotide sequence GGGTTAAAATCCAGAAGTTTATACGTGGTTTTTCCCCTTGCTCTACCCTCTGTCTcgattttgatttatttttatatgaggagggggaaggggcatGGTATTTGGCTACCAAGCCGTGTTCTACGGAGGTGTCTAAGGTGATGGGTTTTCCCTTCCCTTTGAGAAGTTTCTGGTAAAGGTGATTAAAAGCAAAATCATGCTTACATTTCCGTCATATTAGCTACATTTGTATAGTAAAACGTTAAAACTATATATGACTTTACGTGCGCCCAATTTGTCGtccgcccctccccccgcccACAACTCTCTCTTCCCTTCCCCTGTTCCCCTGGTTACGCCACTGATGTGACTTAATCTATTGCCGAGAGAGAGAGACTCACATGAGATGTGGGTATAACTATCTGGACTTATTTAAGGTACATATTGCGTTTAAATACCACCACAAAGGGATTCCTTCATACCATTAATTGTGATCCTACTTGGATGTGATGTAATTGAGCTCCGATTGTAACCAAGTTTCAGGCACATATGTAATTTCAGGGTAAGTATCGATCACGTGCTCCATTACTCACTGGCGTACGAAGCTGGGAGCGGGGAGTTGGGGGCTGTCCTCCCGGGGTAACAGTCAGGGAGTGTCATGCCACAGCCAAACAATTATGGAAAGGGACGGATAccgttaagggggggggggtggagatagCATCATGTGCATATAAGCCACCTTACGTAAACAGAAAATTCTCAAAAGGGAGGtggataccccctccccccagcaTCCCCTGCAGGGGTTGACAAAGGAAGGATCCGCCCTGGGTGCCAACTATTCCAAATACGCCCCTGCTATTACTTGGTCGCATTTAATTGTTCACCAAGGACTGGACAGTTCATGAGATACAGAGTTACTATAGTCGCGTGGAATCAGCGTCATTTGTGGTCAGTGTCAATTAGTCTTCATATTGTTTCTCCATCTTCCCTTGTTCGGCGATATAACAAGGGCAATTTAAAGGAGGATCAGCTGGGTGTGTACTGTGCTGGTTGTTACTTGCACTCTTGCAGTTAAAACAGGTATTGTGCTTGAACTTGCTGGTGCGCTTATAGTGGACATTCATTTGTATCGTGAGGCTGCGCACAAATGGCACAATCGACAATTGAGTGGCATTTGACAAGATAATATCCAAATTGGTGACATCCGTTACAACGCTTAACTTGAAAGCGATCATACACGATACAATGATTTAGGCCAATCATTAATTTTGTCATTAGTGTTAGAAAGCAGTTTTCCGAGTTGAAACTAGATACGTCAACCACTGCAGCTTAACAAAGCTTTCGCTATTTCGAAGTGGCTGTATAGCAAATACCACTTGAGGAGGTGATATCAATAAAAACCTTCATGAATTCATTCTGCCTGATGATGAATAAGATCAACAACCTCTTCATAAAAACAAGGAGCGTACGTGTACCTACCCACACGTTCTCAGTAGTATGAATTTGTAATGATCATTTCAAACATGTCAAATTTCGAAATTTGACATGAATTGTTTTAGCTCAAAAGTTGACTTCATAATAGTATATCTACATAATTAAACTAATATTTATGTATGACTCTTATGACGCTTCTATATAAACATGAAACATAAAGTCATGGACTGTGTTCCTGATTATCCACCATCCATCAATTTACCCGCCATATTTCACCCGCCAGAGTGCAGTGCAAACAATATGTAAATCTAACGACTTCTTGTTATACTCAGTGGGTACACCGATAATCAATGCTGGGGTGAATCAATAATGAAAGCCGGCCAAACCGCAGCTAAACGTATTGAGTTGGTTTAAACGAACAAGGATAATATAATAGTTGAGATCACCGCAGCTTCAGATTCGACTACCGCGTCTCTGTATGAATTGTTTGCATAAACGTAGCCTATAATCGATAAATTTGCACTTAGCCATGTTGTCCCTGGTATAAGAACGATATAGTTAGTAATCGCATGGGACCACTGCCGTTTGCACTGAGTAGATGATTCTATAGGCCTAAAGTACAATCACTCGAACTTATAAAGTTTCAACACATTCAAACATATTATGCAGTGATATATAGCTAAGTTCCTTGCCAGGGGAACGAAGCTTTTGTTTGTTGGTTAAAACCGTTCGTTCAAATCGTTGCTGACTGATAGACGTTTCATTTTGCgccagtcttcacaccctttaataagaTCATAACCTGAGAGAGGAGGAGAATGAAAAGAGCAATGGCAACTGAATCTTCGGGACGACGAGACGATTCTACTCTCATATCTAATCTGTCCCAAGCGATTGGAACAGCTAACAAAATACTTTACGAGATGCATCCAAAACGGTATTTattaaatacaacaaaaaatgttagcaaactgcttatccactaaagaacctgtgtaagagaatgtgtaaaagtgggcctgacgtttcgatcataATCGAGCATAATCTTCTTCAGATGCTgaatgtgggggtggggggggggtgcattaTTTGTGTAGGAAGTAATATGTCAATTTGTTTCCCTTGGCATTGTGTGCTGTCCCACAAAGAAGTTGTCAGTCAGCCTCTGAAAAAAgattctgctaggatcgaaacgtcaggccccctttgacacattctcttacacaggttcttcagtggataagcagtttgctaacagttttttgtttattttgatttaaattCACACTTGAATTAGTTAGATTTCCCTGAAATTTGTTATGATTTGTTATGATtaacatgtttgtttgtatgagCTGAGAGTGAGCTGAGATTGACGGTGTTATTCATAAAGGTATAAACAGGAGTTGTCTGCAGTATATATGCGGGCCAAACCCGGGAAAGATTTAAATTCTGCCCGCATGCGCAGTCAAACATTATTTGcaataatcgaatatgcgaaCCATTATGGCTGTATAGGCCTGAGCACCCTTATTgaatctatctatatataataaGATTTTGGTTCTGCGCCTTTGCTCGAAGCAATGTTTCTCTCTAGTTCTGGTCAAAAATAAATTGAGAAATGGGGGATAAttggtggagagagaggtgtaACAATATATGACTAGTATAAAACGGCGGATTAAATATACATTACTTGTTTTGCTGTAGTATATCATGTAAGTTCTGTACAAAAACTTCACTGCCGCTGGATCCGTCACGGATTACGAAAAACATTTAGAAAGACGGAAACGATCACGTGCATTATTTCAAACCTTACATTGTTGGCCTATAAAGTTCCCCTAATCTGAGAAATGTAAAAGAAAGGggtagttgggggggggggggagacaggGTCAATGGTTGGGTAATTTATCTTTCTATATCACTCTTAGGTTTATGAGCCTGTGAAACTACACTGAATTCAACTCCAATTTGAGACCGACTTGGGACAGACTTCTGGTTTTCACTGGAGGGTGAATCCCCCTACTCCCACCCCTATAGAACGGCACTCATTGTGAAGTGAATTTAGAACCTTTGCACGTACCAACGATGCCCGCTCATTATTTGAATTCGCGCTTTTATGATCTATGACTATACATCTATAAGTAAAGCATTGTGTTTGTgagtaaatattttcaaaaaaatattaataccTATTGTGCTTTTCTCTACAGACGGGAGGAAGCTAGGGTCATGGACACACCTCCTAGCCCCCCATCATCATCTGGCAAAGaacaggaagaagaagaagatgaaggcAGAAATGTTGAATATAGCGTATCAGACTCCCCCACACCATCATCCCCAGAGAAAGATGAAGATTCTTCGGGAGACGATGAGGTAACTATGCGTTTGTTAGCAATAACCAATCAAATCCTAAGCcatctatataaatatcaataacTGAAAATGGCGCAATGCCCGGGAGGGTTAGcgtggagggagagggggtaGGGAacttgagggggggggaggtattaCGCATCCTGGAAACAATTTAAGAGCGCAGAGAATACTCCTTTGAATATTCGTAGGTAATTATACTCTCTCTGCCTTGAcatttgatcaatatttaatGCAGTAAGAGTCTTGAAATTTGTACGGGTCTCTTCGTCGAcctaatatttattttatcaatAATGTGCAAGCACATTTTATGTTATTGACACATGTGTTTGCTCCCTCTGTACAGGAATACACACCAGGAAAACACAAGTGTgacaaatgtaacaaaacatttacaGGGAGAGATACTCTTAGGAGGCATAGGAGAACAGTTCACGTTCCTCGGAGGTTTAAATGCAACGGCTGTGCAATGATGTTTAAAACCCGCAGTAACTTAAACCGGCATCAATCCAAGTCAAGGGAACATTGTATACTACTTTCTAAATCGTCTCCTTTAACTAGACAAGAAGATTCTAGCAAGGTAAGCAAATCATCAACCAAATGTCATTTTTGTATACTCTTTTCTATAAAACTTCTATAGCATCTAATCACGGTCGCATGCTAACCAGGGGTGCCACCCACCATGTTTGTACTGGGGAAAgttgtggaggggagggggcaagaTATCTAAGTTTGGGGGAGGTAAGTATAAGACGAATTGTGACCCCTTCCATTCTGGGAAAGATAAAATGGAAGGTGTTTGGAGTCAAAGTGGTGTTATCTTATGCAACATGTGAAACAACGTTGACTATATTGAGCTTGTAGCGcacatatataggctattatttatttatgtgatGTACACtttgatattttgtaagattGTATCTGCCTGTtctgggggggaggggatgagtGTATgggaggaggcggggggggggggggctttcgtCCCAGAAGTATTGGCTTACGTGGTTGGGTATCTGTAGCTAGTCGGACAAAGTTTTTCCTTGAATGGTCAGCATTCTTAGCTTTCTTGTGTTTTTGGAAAAGTAGATTAAAAGACTAAAAGGAAGGACCAAACAATTCTTTAGAAAGAGTTTAGTTAGTTCTTTACTATCTCCCGAGTTTATTATTTCTTAATCTGACACTTTCACTTACGGCTTATCATTTACACAGACTTCTTCATCAAGTACAAACAATCAGGTTAAAGCCGTACCCTGCAACGTACCGACTCCCGACAATGACTCTTTCGCCAGCAAGGACCATACCACACCGCCGTTATACAATATGTTAACTACTTCTGCTGGCGCTGCAAAGCCATTGGTCGTTGTCAAAGATGAAAACAAATCACAGACCACTCTGAAGCAAGTCTCAAGGAATACTGAAAACAAAGTAAATCCCTAGTTTAAACTTTCTGCAGGCCCGATTCCTTCACCCCCAGAGAAAAAGGAAATCTGTTAAAGCCCATGAATAATCAAGATCTTAAATATATCCGTCATGTCGGTCACATACATAATGAGACGATTTCCTTCAGAATTGACCATTTAAGCTTCAGTACATAAGACGCGCGTAACATCTGTTAATATTGTGTCCTTTTTGGCGTTCATAGAACCAACTAAAAATGAGATCAGTTCGTGTTTCCGCCTCTGCGTAATGAAACAACCTTTATTAGGAATTCCATGCATGTGATAACCGCAGACGACATTCGCCGtcttatttacatatattcaaaCCCGTGAATAATCtagatatttatatttcaagAATATTTGcaagatattttatttcattacatACATATCACAACGCTTGGAGTTACCTGCTTACAGCCGGCCTATCATGAAAAATAattgtaacaaaaacaaacaaaactattgGATAACACAAGCAAAATTGCCTTAAAAACTGTTAGTAGGCTATGCACATAGCCTATTTGTTGCTTAAGTCACAAGCTTATATTCTGCCTGGGTGGAGTCCATGTACTTTCCAGCATCCCTCcctactccccctccccttgcccTCTTTTCGAATTCTCATACGTCATTGATTTCTTTGACATCCGATCATACTTGGGCGTTTCTGTCGACCTTTCTTATATTTCTCATTTTTCCCGTTCTTCCCGATTCATTTCTGGCTTCTTCTCTTCTACAGAGCCCTGCAACAGGACATCACTACGAGTGCGAGAGATGTGAGAAAGTATTTCAAACTCCAAAAATTCTTCAGGCGCATGTGCGAAAAGTTCACGTCCTTCCAAGGTTTAGATGCAGTGATTGTATGAGGATGTTTAAATGCAAGAATTTTTTAAGAAAACATCGAGAAAACCCTCCAAAACGTTGTACACTAGCTGCTTACAGAAAGCGACTCTTAAAAAAACAGGAATTCAATCAGGTAAGCCATTCAACTAAACATTTACTTTTCATACCTTCAAGAACTTAACTCGGTTGCATGTCATTATTAATGTAAAGTATAAAGATGTATAAGCTTGTAAAGATAAAGATGTAAAGAAAGCGAATATATTACGTAAAACTAGAGAAAATTAGTAGAGTTAAAAGTTGGGTGCCTTCAGTTCAACAATGCCGGTAATCAATAGTGTATGACGTCACAAACTCCATATTTGGTGAAgttcaaatgatcaaaatatcTGTATACAGATCCCGTATTGTTAGGCTACATAGAGAGTGTATAGCAGTACTGAGTCCTAGCCAAACCACCTCTCCCTCTATACGCTTCATCTCTTACTGATTCCTCTACGCACATAGCTTTATTATTCACTCCATCTTTCGTGTTTCCTGCACTGTTTTAATCCTCTCTCCTTCACGAATCAAGACCTTCACACCTCCAACTCTTGCACGTACAGATTATTCACTGTATTGTATCATGTTTCACTCTATTCAAGGTACAGTGCTCACTATACATCTTAGCTTTCTTTCACTACCCCTTCCCTTCTTCACTACCCCTTCCCCAACCGTTGGCACATTTCCATATATTCGGTCTCGCTACCATTAaatattacccccccccccttcgtccAATTTGAATGATGTCCAGTATTACATGGACCCAAAGAGATCAACACAGCGCCCAATGATATGAAGTATATATTCCGATTGGACAACGAAAAAGCCTCTTCCCGTTTTTTCTCACCCCTTTTTTATACAtaaatttcaaagaatttgCTTTTCGTATACATTTTTTGCTACAAAATGTGTTTCAAATTCTGAATAAGTAGATGTTAATGTACTCTTGCATAGTGTCATCGAATGTCACCCGCTTAGACCCTCTTCACAAGATATTCAGGGGGCATGGTAACTCGGAATTTACCCCCGCCCATCCCTTGCTCCTTGATTCCTTAGGGCTGGATAACAACAGATTTGGTTCAACAAGATCCAGACGTCACTGTTGAAAAAAAGTTAGTTCTAGCTGACAATAGTCTTTATTCTATaacaaattttgtcattttatcaaCTAATTGACTATGCATTTCATCTTCTGTGTACGATGTGTGGTTTAGGAGG carries:
- the LOC139961351 gene encoding uncharacterized protein, whose amino-acid sequence is MKRAMATESSGRRDDSTLISNLSQAIGTANKILYEMHPKRREEARVMDTPPSPPSSSGKEQEEEEDEGRNVEYSVSDSPTPSSPEKDEDSSGDDEEYTPGKHKCDKCNKTFTGRDTLRRHRRTVHVPRRFKCNGCAMMFKTRSNLNRHQSKSREHCILLSKSSPLTRQEDSSKTSSSSTNNQVKAVPCNVPTPDNDSFASKDHTTPPLYNMLTTSAGAAKPLVVVKDENKSQTTLKQVSRNTENKSPATGHHYECERCEKVFQTPKILQAHVRKVHVLPRFRCSDCMRMFKCKNFLRKHRENPPKRCTLAAYRKRLLKKQEFNQTSPSSIDSQIKAIPYHPCPRCNVYFTSKAHLRRHLANQLTACLGTAKTLELLRKRNESQNGEQQATEDIASTSNVPLAQQQATEDIGYTSKDDDCKQQIQQLRGMVKTCLNEILGLRRRQGALERKLASLI